A region of Rhizobium sp. CCGE531 DNA encodes the following proteins:
- a CDS encoding sugar ABC transporter substrate-binding protein yields the protein MANPIIDQAYRRRTVLKTLLASGALPLLSSGAFSSALAADNRFAGRSLNLLIIQPHVVTGKKIAEDFEKLTGAKVNVTAVPYDQVSVKATLDFQSGAGEFDVIDYFYTYKGQLAEDGVIEDVTDLIERDKAEIQPDDFIQTIYDQYTLHEGRRYGLPYDGDSQLLFYNKELFDRHGLKPPTTWDEYNENAKIITDAESKNGIYGAAVLGAKIPVIILSTYANRLTGFGGNFLKADGTSALDSAEAVEALKSLLASAPHALPTPLETRFEEGLPAFLSGKAAQIDFWTDLGGYAQDPKGSKIVDKWGVTRIPVGGANKTPRLAFNAGFGFAITSGSKNKDVAWDLIKLATSKGYHEQLLTLTGSGIDPDRHSGLNSEKFKAFQPLVQPLLADGALENSLAWPTAVYAPKLENALTDELSLALAGTKNAEQAIADAHKSWTNIIEANG from the coding sequence ATGGCCAATCCCATCATCGACCAAGCATATCGACGCCGCACGGTCTTGAAGACCCTGCTGGCATCAGGAGCGCTCCCTCTTCTCTCATCGGGCGCCTTCTCGTCCGCCCTGGCCGCGGACAATCGGTTCGCCGGCCGCTCCCTCAATCTCCTGATCATTCAGCCGCATGTCGTCACGGGCAAGAAGATCGCCGAGGATTTCGAGAAGCTGACGGGTGCGAAGGTCAACGTGACCGCGGTTCCCTACGACCAGGTCAGCGTCAAGGCGACCCTCGACTTTCAGTCCGGAGCCGGAGAATTCGACGTCATCGACTATTTTTATACGTACAAGGGCCAACTCGCCGAGGACGGCGTGATCGAGGACGTGACCGACTTGATCGAGCGAGATAAGGCCGAAATCCAACCCGACGACTTCATCCAGACGATCTATGACCAGTACACGCTGCATGAAGGCCGTCGCTATGGCCTGCCTTATGACGGCGACAGCCAACTTCTGTTCTACAACAAGGAACTGTTCGATCGTCATGGCCTCAAGCCACCAACGACCTGGGACGAATACAATGAAAACGCCAAGATCATCACCGACGCGGAATCAAAGAACGGTATCTACGGTGCTGCAGTCCTGGGCGCGAAGATCCCGGTGATCATCCTGTCGACCTATGCCAACCGCCTCACCGGCTTTGGCGGCAACTTCCTGAAAGCAGACGGCACCTCGGCCCTCGACAGCGCCGAAGCCGTGGAAGCGCTGAAGTCGCTCCTTGCATCCGCACCGCATGCATTGCCGACGCCGCTCGAGACGCGCTTCGAGGAAGGTCTACCCGCCTTCCTCAGCGGTAAGGCCGCCCAGATCGACTTTTGGACTGACCTCGGCGGCTACGCCCAGGATCCCAAGGGCTCGAAGATCGTCGACAAGTGGGGCGTCACCCGCATTCCAGTCGGTGGCGCCAACAAGACACCGCGTCTCGCCTTCAACGCCGGTTTCGGCTTCGCAATCACCAGCGGGTCGAAGAACAAGGACGTCGCCTGGGACCTGATCAAGCTCGCGACCAGCAAGGGCTACCACGAACAACTGCTCACGCTGACCGGCTCCGGGATCGATCCCGACCGTCACTCCGGCCTTAACTCCGAAAAGTTCAAGGCCTTCCAGCCGCTCGTCCAGCCGCTGCTGGCAGACGGTGCACTTGAAAACAGCCTCGCCTGGCCCACGGCCGTCTATGCCCCTAAGCTGGAAAACGCGCTAACCGATGAACTCTCCCTCGCCCTTGCCGGCACCAAAAATGCCGAACAGGCTATCGCCGATGCCCATAAGTCCTGGACGAACATCATCGAAGCCAATGGCTGA